Proteins from one Thermobifida alba genomic window:
- a CDS encoding MFS transporter — MTPRTGTARRVWWLLAAGVVLAALNLRTAITSVGPLLAEITAELRMSPATAGLLTTLPVLCFAAFGALTPALLRRWGEHRVLLSSLVALTAGLAGRVLVGDQWLFLALSSLALAGGAVGNVLLPTLVKQHFPDRVGALTAAYTTAMALGTTAAAAATVPVATAFGGDWRPALGGYALLGLVAAVPWIAALRHEPPRDARDRAMSVRAVLGTALGWQSVLFFATQSAVAYIMFGWFAHLLRDHGMPAPEAGLVLSYLTALSIPASLAVPALVARLRNQWPLVALFVLCYLVGFAGLLTAPVGGAWLWATLIGTGMASFPLALTFFGLRARSPQGTAALSAATQGVGYLLAGTGPLLFGLLREASGDWRLSIALLVVLALTHGGCGVLLSRPRHIEGAVGGEPVAAGR; from the coding sequence GTGACGCCGAGAACGGGGACGGCGCGCCGGGTGTGGTGGCTGCTGGCCGCAGGAGTGGTCCTGGCCGCGCTCAACCTGCGCACGGCGATCACCAGCGTCGGACCGCTGCTGGCGGAGATCACCGCCGAACTGCGGATGTCGCCGGCCACGGCCGGGCTGCTCACCACGCTGCCGGTGCTGTGCTTCGCGGCCTTCGGCGCGCTCACCCCCGCCCTGCTGCGCCGCTGGGGCGAGCACCGCGTGCTGCTCTCCTCCCTGGTCGCGCTCACCGCGGGCCTGGCCGGCCGGGTCCTGGTCGGCGACCAGTGGCTGTTCCTGGCGCTGAGCTCCCTGGCGCTGGCCGGCGGCGCGGTCGGCAACGTGCTGCTGCCCACCCTGGTCAAACAGCACTTCCCGGACCGGGTGGGGGCGCTGACCGCCGCCTACACCACCGCGATGGCGCTGGGCACCACCGCGGCGGCCGCCGCCACCGTCCCCGTCGCCACCGCCTTCGGCGGCGACTGGCGCCCCGCGCTGGGCGGCTACGCCCTGCTCGGCCTGGTCGCGGCCGTGCCCTGGATCGCGGCGCTGCGCCACGAGCCGCCACGGGACGCGCGGGACCGGGCGATGAGCGTGCGCGCGGTCCTGGGCACCGCCCTGGGCTGGCAGAGCGTCCTGTTCTTCGCCACCCAGTCGGCCGTCGCCTACATCATGTTCGGCTGGTTCGCGCACCTGCTGCGCGACCACGGCATGCCCGCCCCCGAGGCCGGCCTGGTGCTGTCGTACCTGACGGCGCTGTCGATCCCCGCCTCGCTGGCGGTGCCCGCGCTGGTGGCCCGGCTGCGCAACCAGTGGCCCCTGGTCGCCCTCTTCGTCCTCTGCTACCTGGTCGGATTCGCCGGACTGCTCACGGCCCCGGTCGGCGGCGCGTGGCTGTGGGCCACCCTCATCGGAACGGGCATGGCCTCCTTCCCCCTGGCGCTGACCTTCTTCGGACTGCGCGCCCGCAGCCCGCAGGGCACCGCGGCGCTGTCGGCCGCCACCCAGGGCGTCGGCTACCTGCTGGCCGGGACCGGGCCGCTCCTCTTCGGCCTGCTGCGGGAGGCCAGCGGGGACTGGCGGCTGTCGATCGCCCTGCTGGTGGTGCTCGCGCTGACCCACGGCGGCTGCGGCGTGCTCCTCAGCCGCCCCCGCCACATCGAGGGGGCCGTGGGGGGCGAGCCGGTCGCCGCGGGCCGCTGA
- a CDS encoding ABC transporter permease, which produces MRVFCAVFALGLRRHSTYRAATLSAIVVNCVFGVVNALVLLAVFDARPRINGYTAADAVTQVFVAQALIGVTAIFGPPLDVGGRVRDGSVAADLLRPVDPLLWWLAQDLGRAVFGLLVRSVPTFASGAVLFALPLPADPLRWAVLPASAVLAALVGFGLRHLYALSAFWLGDSRGVESVGWLLGPFCSGMLLPLTLFPDAAAAVLRLLPWAALVQIPAEVFLGRTGTAVGLLHQALWAAALLVLGAVLGARARRRVVVQGG; this is translated from the coding sequence GTGCGGGTCTTCTGCGCGGTGTTCGCCCTCGGGCTGCGCCGCCATTCCACCTACCGGGCGGCGACCCTCTCCGCCATCGTCGTCAACTGCGTCTTCGGCGTGGTCAACGCCCTGGTCCTGCTGGCGGTGTTCGACGCGCGCCCCCGCATCAACGGCTACACCGCCGCCGACGCCGTCACCCAGGTGTTCGTCGCCCAGGCGCTGATCGGCGTCACCGCGATCTTCGGCCCGCCACTGGACGTGGGCGGACGCGTCCGTGACGGGTCGGTCGCCGCGGACCTGCTGCGTCCGGTCGACCCCCTGCTCTGGTGGCTCGCCCAGGACCTGGGCCGCGCCGTGTTCGGCCTGCTGGTCCGCAGCGTTCCCACGTTCGCCTCCGGCGCGGTGCTGTTCGCGCTGCCGCTGCCCGCCGACCCGCTGCGCTGGGCCGTCCTGCCGGCCTCCGCCGTGCTGGCCGCGCTGGTCGGGTTCGGGCTGCGCCACCTGTACGCGCTGAGCGCGTTCTGGCTGGGCGACAGCAGGGGCGTGGAGTCCGTCGGCTGGCTGCTGGGGCCGTTCTGCTCCGGCATGCTGCTGCCGCTCACCCTGTTTCCCGACGCCGCGGCCGCGGTGCTGCGCCTGCTGCCGTGGGCGGCGCTGGTGCAGATCCCCGCCGAGGTGTTCCTGGGCCGCACCGGCACCGCGGTCGGCCTGCTCCACCAGGCGCTGTGGGCCGCGGCGCTGCTGGTGCTGGGCGCGGTGCTGGGGGCGCGGGCCAGGCGCAGGGTGGTGGTCCAGGGTGGTTGA
- a CDS encoding helix-turn-helix transcriptional regulator → MPGDLDLVTFGQRLRHLRRSRNMTLAELGERVGRAPSQLSLLENGKREPKLSLLTALAKVLDVSVEELLSRQPPSRRAQLEITLEEAQRDPLYQSLNLPHLKVGKRVPNDVLEHIVGLYEELKRRETKPTTTPEEARRANADLRRLMSERDNYFPEIEKAAQQTLDAVGYRGGALSQGMILSMVAHHGFTLRYVPDLPRSVRSVTDTRNRRIYLKRESLGMHTPRTILLQTLGHFVLGHTPPRDFADFLRQRVEANYFAAAVLIPESTAVPFLADAKQVRDLSVEDLRDVYAVSYEMAAHRFTNLATRHLDLVCHFIRNDETGIIYKAYQNDGLIFPTDDTGAVEGQRLCRYWSGRQVFASPDRYSIYYQYTDKPNGTHWCVAHVDPSRERNFAITLGVPYKESRWFRGRETTNRTKSECPVGECCVRPPSELASRWEGNVWPSARAHSHVLAALPTGQFPGVDETDVYTFLEKYEIA, encoded by the coding sequence TTGCCGGGTGACCTAGATCTCGTCACCTTTGGCCAGCGACTCCGGCATCTTCGCCGTTCCCGCAACATGACACTGGCTGAGCTGGGAGAACGCGTGGGACGCGCGCCGTCGCAGCTGTCACTGCTGGAGAACGGCAAGCGGGAGCCCAAGCTCTCCCTGCTCACCGCGCTGGCCAAGGTGCTGGACGTCTCGGTGGAGGAGCTGCTCTCCCGCCAGCCCCCCAGCCGCCGCGCCCAGCTGGAGATCACGCTGGAGGAGGCCCAGCGGGACCCGCTGTACCAGTCCCTCAACCTGCCCCACCTCAAGGTCGGCAAGCGGGTGCCCAACGACGTGCTGGAGCACATCGTCGGCCTGTACGAGGAGCTGAAGCGGCGCGAGACCAAGCCGACCACCACCCCGGAGGAGGCCCGCCGCGCCAACGCCGACCTGCGCCGCCTGATGAGCGAGCGCGACAACTACTTCCCCGAGATCGAGAAGGCCGCCCAGCAGACCCTGGACGCGGTGGGCTACCGCGGCGGCGCGCTGTCGCAGGGGATGATCCTGTCGATGGTCGCCCACCACGGGTTCACCCTGCGCTACGTCCCCGACCTGCCGCGCTCGGTGCGCTCGGTCACCGACACCCGCAACCGCCGCATCTACCTCAAGCGCGAGTCGCTGGGCATGCACACGCCCCGCACCATCCTGCTGCAGACGCTGGGGCACTTCGTGCTCGGCCACACCCCGCCCCGCGACTTCGCCGACTTCCTGCGCCAGCGGGTGGAGGCCAACTACTTCGCCGCCGCGGTGCTGATCCCCGAGTCCACCGCCGTGCCGTTCCTGGCCGACGCCAAGCAGGTGCGCGACCTGTCGGTGGAGGACCTGCGCGACGTCTACGCCGTCTCCTACGAGATGGCCGCGCACCGGTTCACCAACCTGGCCACCCGCCACCTCGACCTCGTCTGCCACTTCATCCGCAACGACGAGACCGGCATCATCTACAAGGCGTACCAGAACGACGGGCTGATCTTCCCCACCGACGACACCGGCGCGGTGGAGGGCCAGCGGCTGTGCCGCTACTGGTCGGGACGGCAGGTCTTCGCCTCGCCCGACCGCTACTCCATCTACTACCAGTACACCGACAAGCCCAACGGCACCCACTGGTGCGTGGCGCACGTCGACCCCAGCCGGGAGCGCAACTTCGCGATCACCCTGGGCGTGCCCTACAAGGAGTCGCGCTGGTTCCGCGGCCGGGAGACCACCAACCGCACCAAGTCGGAGTGCCCGGTCGGCGAGTGCTGCGTGCGGCCGCCCTCGGAGCTGGCCTCCCGCTGGGAGGGCAACGTCTGGCCCTCGGCGCGCGCCCACTCCCACGTCCTGGCCGCGCTGCCCACCGGCCAGTTCCCCGGGGTCGACGAGACCGACGTCTACACCTTCCTGGAGAAGTACGAGATCGCCTAG
- a CDS encoding Lrp/AsnC family transcriptional regulator codes for MLDAVDAALVRALQGDGRATYQALADRVGLSRTAVRARVRHLIATGAIRIVGVLHAGVMGMEVFGHISLRVCGPVRPVIEELVQREAVVFTAQTAGRFPVVAHVRVRDDNALAAELTQVRKIPGVVEAEVFRGDQIAKDEYSSVRPLREVSIDPLDWRLVRCLQADGRASYADLARTVGLSQAAARSRVVRLIDAGVIHVTALIEASAVGVTERLGFGLRCRGDASALAGGLASLTGVSFAATGFGSYDIVGGVTAADRRTIVETLETIRRSPEVSYTETWDYLAVAKERQRIDGQSYTAVPQPRGG; via the coding sequence GTGCTCGATGCGGTCGACGCGGCGCTCGTGCGGGCGCTGCAGGGGGACGGAAGAGCGACCTATCAGGCCCTGGCGGACCGGGTGGGGCTGTCGCGTACGGCGGTCCGGGCCCGGGTCAGGCACCTCATCGCGACCGGAGCGATCCGGATCGTCGGGGTGCTGCACGCCGGTGTCATGGGAATGGAGGTGTTCGGACACATTTCACTCCGTGTTTGCGGACCGGTTCGCCCGGTGATAGAGGAACTGGTCCAGCGCGAGGCGGTGGTCTTCACCGCGCAGACCGCCGGGCGCTTCCCCGTGGTGGCGCACGTGCGGGTCCGCGACGACAACGCGCTGGCCGCCGAACTCACCCAGGTGCGGAAGATCCCCGGAGTCGTCGAAGCGGAGGTCTTCCGCGGCGACCAGATCGCCAAGGACGAGTACTCCAGCGTGCGGCCGCTGCGGGAGGTCTCCATCGACCCGCTGGACTGGCGGCTGGTGCGCTGCCTGCAGGCCGACGGGCGGGCCTCCTACGCCGACCTCGCCCGGACCGTGGGCCTGTCCCAGGCCGCGGCGCGCTCCCGGGTGGTCCGGCTGATCGACGCGGGCGTCATCCACGTCACGGCACTCATCGAGGCCTCGGCGGTCGGGGTGACCGAGCGGCTGGGCTTCGGACTGCGCTGCCGCGGCGACGCGTCGGCGCTGGCGGGCGGCCTGGCCTCGCTCACCGGGGTGTCGTTCGCGGCCACCGGGTTCGGCAGTTACGACATCGTCGGCGGGGTCACCGCGGCCGACCGGCGCACCATCGTGGAGACGCTGGAGACGATCCGCCGCTCCCCCGAGGTCAGCTACACCGAGACCTGGGATTACCTGGCGGTGGCCAAGGAGCGGCAGCGCATCGACGGCCAGTCCTACACGGCCGTTCCGCAGCCCCGCGGGGGGTGA
- a CDS encoding acyl-CoA dehydrogenase family protein has translation MSDETPAPTFSLELGEDLREVRDWVHAFARDVIRPAAAEWDEREETPWPILQEAAKIGLYSLDFFASQMFDPSGVAIPVVYEELYWGDPGIALSLTGTTLAAVAVTANGTQEQVLEWTPEMFGTPDDVRLGAFCSSEPDAGSDVGAIRTRAVYDEATDEWVLNGTKTWITNGGIADVHVVVASVDPELGSRGQASFVVPPRTKGLSQGQKFRKHGIRASHTAEVILDDVRVPGRCLLGGKERLDERLARAREGRRSGGQAAMKTFEASRPAVGAMAVGCARAAYEYTLDYVRQREQFGRPLGDNQAVAFTLADMATRIDAARLLVWRASWMASRGKDFAQAEGSMSKLFASETATWVTQNAIRLLGGNGYTREYPVERWHRDATIFTIFEGASEIQRLIIGRTITGLPLR, from the coding sequence ATGAGCGACGAGACGCCCGCGCCGACGTTCAGCCTCGAACTGGGCGAGGACCTGCGCGAGGTCCGCGACTGGGTGCACGCCTTCGCCCGCGACGTCATCCGCCCCGCCGCCGCGGAGTGGGACGAACGGGAGGAGACCCCCTGGCCGATCCTGCAGGAGGCCGCCAAGATCGGCCTGTACTCCCTCGACTTCTTCGCCAGCCAGATGTTCGACCCCAGCGGCGTGGCCATCCCCGTCGTCTACGAGGAGCTGTACTGGGGCGACCCCGGCATCGCGCTGTCGCTGACCGGCACCACGCTGGCCGCGGTGGCCGTCACCGCCAACGGCACCCAGGAGCAGGTCCTGGAGTGGACCCCGGAGATGTTCGGCACCCCCGACGACGTGCGGCTGGGCGCCTTCTGCTCCTCCGAGCCCGACGCGGGCAGCGACGTCGGCGCGATCCGCACCCGCGCCGTCTACGACGAGGCCACCGACGAGTGGGTGCTCAACGGGACCAAGACCTGGATCACCAACGGCGGCATCGCCGACGTCCACGTGGTCGTGGCCTCCGTCGACCCCGAACTGGGCTCGCGCGGCCAGGCCAGCTTCGTCGTCCCGCCCCGCACCAAGGGGCTGTCCCAGGGGCAGAAGTTCCGCAAGCACGGCATCCGCGCCTCGCACACCGCCGAGGTGATCCTCGACGACGTGCGCGTGCCCGGCCGCTGCCTGCTCGGCGGCAAGGAGAGACTGGACGAGCGCCTGGCCCGCGCCCGCGAGGGCCGCCGCTCCGGCGGACAGGCCGCGATGAAGACCTTCGAGGCGTCCCGCCCCGCCGTCGGCGCGATGGCGGTGGGCTGCGCCCGCGCCGCCTACGAGTACACCCTCGACTACGTCCGCCAGCGCGAGCAGTTCGGCCGGCCGCTCGGCGACAACCAGGCGGTCGCCTTCACCCTCGCCGACATGGCCACCCGCATCGACGCGGCCCGCCTGCTGGTGTGGCGGGCCTCCTGGATGGCCAGCCGGGGCAAGGACTTCGCCCAGGCCGAGGGCTCCATGAGCAAGCTGTTCGCCAGCGAGACCGCCACCTGGGTCACCCAGAACGCCATCCGCCTGCTCGGCGGCAACGGCTACACCCGCGAGTACCCGGTGGAGCGCTGGCACCGCGACGCCACGATCTTCACCATCTTCGAGGGCGCCTCCGAGATCCAGCGCCTCATCATCGGCCGCACCATCACCGGCCTGCCGCTGCGCTGA
- a CDS encoding ABC transporter permease, which yields MVDRVLAPYALLVWAWCRAAAQYPVSLTLLTLAQLGAIGSELVALLFVFGHTEALGGFTLAEALLVYGLAVTSFRTADLLLGNTERLGEHIRDGSFDVMLVRPVAPLVQLATDGFSPRRVGSVVPGVAALAVGLASAGVEWTAGRVAALAVLLASGTALCCAVWLAGACLQFFVTEARQLAHSVTYGGQALTEYPLSLYPRAVVRAVTFVVPLAFVSYQPALYLLDRPDPLGLWPGLRHLCPAVAVLGCVLAALAWRAGLRHYRSTGS from the coding sequence GTGGTTGACCGCGTCCTGGCCCCCTACGCGCTGCTGGTGTGGGCGTGGTGCCGCGCCGCCGCGCAGTACCCGGTGTCGCTGACGCTGCTGACACTGGCCCAGCTCGGCGCGATCGGCTCCGAACTGGTGGCCCTGCTCTTCGTGTTCGGGCACACCGAGGCGCTCGGCGGCTTCACCCTGGCCGAGGCGCTGCTGGTCTACGGGCTGGCCGTGACCTCGTTCCGGACGGCCGACCTGCTGTTGGGCAACACCGAACGGCTCGGGGAGCACATCCGCGACGGCTCCTTCGACGTCATGCTGGTGCGCCCGGTCGCCCCGCTGGTGCAGCTGGCCACCGACGGCTTCTCCCCGCGGCGGGTCGGCTCGGTCGTGCCCGGCGTGGCCGCGCTGGCGGTCGGCCTGGCCTCGGCGGGCGTGGAGTGGACGGCCGGGCGCGTCGCCGCGCTGGCCGTCCTGCTCGCCTCGGGCACCGCCCTGTGCTGCGCGGTCTGGCTGGCCGGGGCGTGCCTGCAGTTCTTCGTCACCGAGGCGCGGCAGCTCGCCCACTCCGTCACCTACGGCGGCCAGGCGCTGACCGAGTACCCGCTGTCGCTCTACCCCCGCGCCGTGGTGCGTGCGGTGACCTTCGTGGTGCCGCTGGCCTTCGTCAGCTACCAGCCCGCCCTGTACCTGCTCGACCGGCCCGACCCGCTGGGCCTGTGGCCGGGACTGCGCCACCTCTGCCCCGCCGTGGCCGTGCTCGGATGCGTCCTGGCCGCCCTGGCCTGGCGCGCGGGACTGCGCCACTACCGATCCACCGGGAGTTGA
- a CDS encoding ABC transporter ATP-binding protein — MTLEPVVDARGLGRDFVRTTGPLLRRRRERVNAVHDVTFSVAPGEIVGYLGPNGAGKSTTMKMLTGVLTPTRGRLRVCGLEPARHRTRLAARVGVVFGQRTALWWDLPLRDSLALTRHLYRVDAATHSARLAELVDLLDLGPFLGTPVRQLSLGQRMRGDLAAALLHDPGLLVLDEPTIGLDVVSRSAIREFLLRRNAERGTTILLTTHDLGDVERLCRRVVVIDHGRLVFDGGLDGLRATAPTPRVLVVDLAAPADPVEVAGARTVRVEGPRQWLELSANPAEVIAALSRSHAVADLTLREPDIEDVVARLYARGRGAEAPAPGGTAD; from the coding sequence TTGACCTTGGAGCCCGTCGTCGACGCCCGCGGCCTGGGCCGCGACTTCGTCCGCACCACCGGTCCGCTGCTGCGCCGCAGACGCGAGCGGGTGAACGCGGTGCACGACGTGACGTTCTCGGTGGCCCCCGGCGAGATCGTCGGCTACCTGGGCCCCAACGGGGCGGGCAAGTCCACCACGATGAAGATGCTCACCGGCGTCCTCACCCCCACCCGGGGGCGGCTGCGGGTGTGCGGCCTGGAGCCGGCCCGGCACCGCACCCGGCTGGCCGCGCGCGTCGGCGTGGTGTTCGGGCAGCGGACGGCGCTGTGGTGGGACCTGCCGCTGCGCGACAGCCTCGCCCTGACCCGCCACCTGTACCGGGTGGACGCCGCGACCCACTCCGCCCGGCTGGCCGAACTGGTCGACCTGCTGGACCTGGGGCCGTTCCTGGGCACCCCGGTGCGCCAGCTCAGCCTGGGCCAGCGCATGCGCGGCGACCTCGCGGCGGCGCTGCTGCACGACCCCGGCCTGCTGGTGCTGGACGAGCCGACGATCGGGCTGGACGTGGTGAGCAGGTCCGCGATCCGGGAGTTCCTGCTGCGCCGCAACGCCGAACGGGGCACCACGATCCTGCTGACCACGCACGACCTGGGCGACGTGGAGCGGCTGTGCCGCCGGGTGGTGGTGATCGACCACGGCCGGCTGGTCTTCGACGGCGGCCTGGACGGGCTGCGGGCCACCGCGCCCACGCCGCGCGTCCTGGTGGTGGACCTGGCGGCCCCGGCCGACCCGGTCGAGGTCGCGGGGGCGCGCACGGTGCGTGTCGAGGGGCCGCGCCAGTGGCTGGAGCTGTCGGCCAACCCGGCGGAGGTGATCGCGGCCCTCTCCCGGTCCCACGCCGTGGCCGACCTGACGCTGCGCGAGCCCGACATCGAGGACGTGGTGGCCCGGCTGTACGCGCGCGGCCGCGGCGCCGAAGCGCCCGCTCCCGGCGGCACGGCGGACTGA
- a CDS encoding CPBP family intramembrane glutamic endopeptidase, giving the protein MAEPTLNPADGSPSAPSAPAPPTRRTLWVEVCCVLALSLGASAVAATISFVGALTAPAALSEQTASLVTSAADAERPWLDLSWQLYRLLFAFAPVALVLYLLHRSGESARTIGFDLRRPGFDLGWGVLLAAGIGLGGLVVYLVSVQLGVNRPIAPSTLHGHWWQHAVLVLQAVKNGVLEEVVVVGYLLLRLERLGWSPVRAAAASAVLRAFYHLYQGVGMFVGNLVMGLVFCWFHRRFGRVMPLVVAHALIDVVAFVGSVYLIGRLDWLPGA; this is encoded by the coding sequence ATGGCCGAACCGACCCTGAACCCCGCCGACGGCTCCCCCTCCGCCCCGAGCGCCCCCGCCCCGCCGACGCGCCGGACGCTCTGGGTGGAGGTCTGCTGCGTCCTGGCCCTGTCGCTGGGCGCCTCGGCGGTGGCCGCGACGATCTCCTTCGTCGGTGCGCTCACCGCGCCGGCGGCCCTCTCCGAGCAGACCGCGAGCCTGGTGACCTCGGCCGCCGACGCCGAACGCCCCTGGCTGGACCTGTCCTGGCAGCTGTACCGGCTGCTGTTCGCGTTCGCCCCGGTGGCCCTGGTGCTGTACCTGCTGCACCGGTCCGGCGAGTCGGCCCGGACGATCGGCTTCGACCTGCGCCGCCCCGGTTTCGACCTGGGCTGGGGCGTCCTGCTGGCCGCGGGCATCGGCCTGGGCGGCCTGGTGGTCTACCTGGTGTCGGTGCAGCTGGGCGTCAACCGCCCCATCGCGCCGAGCACCCTGCACGGGCACTGGTGGCAGCACGCGGTCCTGGTCCTGCAGGCGGTCAAGAACGGCGTGCTGGAGGAGGTCGTCGTGGTCGGCTACCTGCTGCTGCGGCTGGAGCGGCTCGGCTGGTCGCCGGTGCGCGCGGCGGCGGCCTCCGCGGTGCTGCGCGCCTTCTACCACCTCTACCAGGGGGTGGGCATGTTCGTCGGCAACCTGGTGATGGGGCTGGTGTTCTGCTGGTTCCACCGCCGCTTCGGCCGGGTCATGCCGCTGGTGGTGGCGCACGCGCTGATCGACGTCGTGGCGTTCGTGGGCTCGGTGTACCTCATCGGCCGCCTCGACTGGCTGCCCGGCGCCTGA
- a CDS encoding FadR/GntR family transcriptional regulator — MPLASTRRTGLVDQVITQLKAQIDSGEWSIGDRIPTEAELSDQLEVGRNTVREAVRALAHTGLLEIRQGAGTFVRASSELGGALRRRLKRSELRENFEVRRALELEAARLAALRHTDDDLAAIDTAMGERLAAWRSRDMQAFVEADFAFHKAVVAATHNSLLIELYDDIAQAVYESIAHTVYEEAPEALTEDPALDHQRLADAIHAGDADGALREAACYLDELVTQAGP, encoded by the coding sequence GTGCCCCTCGCCTCGACGCGTCGCACCGGACTTGTCGACCAGGTCATCACCCAGCTGAAAGCGCAGATCGACTCGGGCGAGTGGTCGATCGGCGACCGCATCCCCACCGAGGCCGAACTGTCCGACCAGCTCGAAGTCGGCCGCAACACCGTACGCGAGGCCGTACGGGCGCTCGCCCACACCGGCCTGCTGGAGATCCGCCAGGGGGCGGGCACCTTCGTGCGCGCCTCCAGCGAACTGGGCGGCGCGCTGCGCCGCCGCCTCAAACGCTCCGAACTGCGGGAGAACTTCGAGGTACGCCGCGCCCTGGAACTGGAGGCCGCCCGGTTGGCCGCGCTCCGCCACACCGACGACGACCTCGCCGCCATCGACACCGCGATGGGCGAGCGGCTGGCCGCCTGGCGCTCCCGCGACATGCAGGCGTTCGTCGAGGCCGACTTCGCCTTCCACAAGGCGGTGGTGGCGGCCACGCACAACTCGCTGCTCATCGAGCTGTACGACGACATCGCCCAGGCCGTCTACGAGAGCATCGCGCACACGGTGTACGAGGAGGCCCCCGAGGCCCTCACCGAGGACCCCGCCCTGGACCACCAGCGGCTGGCCGACGCCATCCACGCGGGCGACGCCGACGGCGCGCTGCGCGAGGCCGCCTGCTACCTGGACGAACTGGTCACCCAGGCCGGCCCCTGA
- the aceA gene encoding isocitrate lyase codes for MSITGRQQEASAALQRQWETDPRWKGIERTYSAEDVIRLRGSVTEEHTLARLGAERLWNLLHTEDYINALGALTGNQAVQQVRAGLKAIYLSGWQVAADANLSGHTYPDQSLYPANSVPQVVRRINNALLRADQISWSEGDENAPHWLAPIVADAEAGFGGVLNAYELMKAMIAAGAAGVHWEDQLASEKKCGHLGGKVLIPTGQHIKTLNAARLAADVAGVPSLIIARTDAQAATLITSDVDGRDRPFITGERTAEGFYRVRNGLEACIARGLAYAPHSDLLWMETSTPDLEVARQFAEAIKAEYPDQMLAYNCSPSFNWKRHLDDATIAKFQRELGHMGYKFQFITLAGFHSLNYSMFNLAKGYAASGMSAYVELQEAEFAAESDGYTATRHQREVGTGYFDLISTTISPDASTTALAGSTEEEQFH; via the coding sequence ATGAGCATCACCGGTCGTCAGCAGGAAGCCAGCGCGGCTCTCCAGAGGCAGTGGGAGACCGACCCGCGCTGGAAGGGCATCGAGCGGACCTACTCCGCCGAGGACGTGATCCGGCTGCGCGGCTCGGTCACCGAGGAGCACACGCTGGCCCGTCTCGGCGCGGAGCGCCTCTGGAACCTGCTGCACACCGAGGACTACATCAACGCCCTCGGCGCGCTCACCGGCAACCAGGCCGTCCAGCAGGTCCGCGCCGGCCTCAAGGCCATCTACCTGTCGGGCTGGCAGGTCGCCGCCGACGCCAACCTGTCCGGGCACACCTACCCCGACCAGAGCCTCTACCCGGCCAACTCGGTCCCGCAGGTCGTGCGCCGGATCAACAACGCGCTGCTGCGCGCCGACCAGATCTCCTGGTCCGAGGGCGACGAGAACGCCCCGCACTGGCTGGCGCCGATCGTCGCCGACGCCGAAGCCGGCTTCGGCGGTGTCCTCAACGCCTACGAGCTGATGAAGGCCATGATCGCCGCGGGCGCGGCGGGCGTGCACTGGGAGGACCAGCTGGCCTCCGAGAAGAAGTGCGGCCACCTGGGCGGCAAGGTCCTCATCCCCACCGGCCAGCACATCAAGACCCTCAACGCCGCGCGGCTGGCCGCCGACGTGGCCGGGGTCCCCAGCCTGATCATCGCGCGCACCGACGCCCAGGCCGCCACCCTGATCACCAGCGACGTCGACGGGCGCGACCGGCCGTTCATCACCGGCGAGCGCACCGCCGAGGGCTTCTACCGGGTCCGCAACGGCCTGGAGGCCTGCATCGCCCGCGGCCTGGCCTACGCGCCCCACTCCGACCTGCTGTGGATGGAGACCTCCACGCCGGACCTGGAGGTGGCCCGCCAGTTCGCCGAGGCGATCAAGGCCGAGTACCCCGACCAGATGCTGGCCTACAACTGCTCGCCGTCCTTCAACTGGAAGCGCCACCTGGACGACGCCACCATCGCCAAGTTCCAGCGCGAACTCGGCCACATGGGCTACAAGTTCCAGTTCATCACCCTGGCGGGCTTCCACTCGCTCAACTACTCGATGTTCAACCTCGCCAAGGGCTACGCGGCCAGCGGCATGAGCGCCTACGTCGAGCTCCAGGAGGCGGAGTTCGCCGCCGAGTCCGACGGCTACACCGCCACCCGCCACCAGCGCGAGGTCGGCACCGGCTACTTCGACCTGATCAGCACCACGATCTCGCCGGACGCCTCCACCACGGCGCTGGCCGGGTCCACCGAAGAGGAGCAGTTCCACTAA